In uncultured Bacteroides sp., the following proteins share a genomic window:
- a CDS encoding aldose epimerase family protein, with protein MKKFWLTLSIAAGILASCANKPQQAATLSGLKAENFQTEVKGKQTNLYVLKNKAGMEVCITNFGGRIVSIMVPDKNGKMQDVVLGFDSISNYIHIPSDFGASIGRYANRINQGKFVLDKDTIQLPKNNFGHCLHGGPEGWQYQVYDAKLVNDTCLELTRISPDKDSNFPGKVTAKVTYTLKADNAIDISYEATTDKKTVINMTNHSYFNLSGDAKNSVIKDSLYVNADKFTPVDSTFMTTGEILPVTSTPMDFTKTKLVGQDIDKFDYIQLKNGNGYDHNWVLNTAGDITKVAAKLTSPISGISVEVFTNEPGIQVYTGNFLDGTVKGKRGVVYNKRVGLCLETQHYPDSPNKKDWPSVILEPGHTYKSHCIFKFSVAK; from the coding sequence ATGAAAAAATTTTGGTTAACACTTAGCATTGCCGCAGGTATACTAGCATCCTGTGCCAATAAGCCCCAGCAAGCGGCTACTCTTTCAGGACTAAAAGCAGAAAACTTCCAGACTGAAGTAAAAGGAAAACAGACAAATCTGTACGTTCTTAAAAACAAAGCCGGAATGGAAGTGTGTATAACAAACTTCGGAGGAAGAATTGTTTCTATTATGGTACCGGATAAGAATGGTAAAATGCAGGATGTAGTACTTGGCTTCGATAGTATTTCAAATTATATTCATATACCAAGTGACTTTGGAGCTTCTATAGGACGATATGCCAACCGCATCAATCAAGGAAAATTTGTTTTAGATAAAGATACTATCCAATTACCAAAGAATAATTTTGGCCACTGTTTACACGGAGGACCAGAAGGATGGCAGTATCAGGTATACGATGCAAAGCTGGTTAACGACACTTGTCTTGAGCTAACCCGTATCTCTCCTGACAAAGATTCAAATTTCCCGGGTAAAGTAACAGCTAAAGTAACTTACACACTGAAAGCAGATAATGCTATTGACATCAGCTATGAAGCTACAACAGATAAGAAAACGGTTATTAATATGACTAACCACTCCTATTTTAATCTATCCGGAGATGCAAAGAATTCAGTAATTAAAGATTCTCTTTATGTTAACGCAGATAAATTTACTCCAGTAGACAGTACATTTATGACTACCGGAGAAATTCTTCCTGTTACCAGCACACCAATGGATTTTACAAAGACTAAACTGGTAGGTCAGGACATTGATAAATTCGATTATATCCAATTGAAAAACGGAAACGGTTATGATCATAACTGGGTATTGAACACTGCAGGTGACATTACTAAAGTAGCAGCTAAACTTACATCTCCTATCAGCGGTATTTCTGTTGAAGTGTTTACCAACGAACCAGGAATACAGGTTTACACAGGAAACTTCCTCGACGGAACTGTCAAAGGAAAACGTGGTGTTGTATACAATAAGCGTGTAGGTCTTTGCCTTGAAACACAACATTACCCAGACAGTCCAAATAAAAAAGACTGGCCTTCAGTTATCCTTGAACCGGGACATACATATAAGAGCCATTGTATCTTTAAATTCTCCGTTGCAAAATAA
- the galK gene encoding galactokinase, with product MDIEYVRNRFAKHFDGAVGSVYASPGRINLIGEHTDYNGGFVFPGAIDKGMMAEIKINGTDKVRAYSIDLKDYTEFGLNEEDAPHASWARYIFGVCREIIKRGGKIQGFDTVFAGDVPLGAGMSSSAALESTYAFALNDMFNCGIDKFELAKIGQATEHNYCGVNCGIMDQFASVFGKAGSLIRLDCRSLEYKYYPFNPTGYKVVLLDSVVKHELASSAYNKRRQSCETVVAAIKKNHPTVEFLRDCTMEMLQAVKADVTEEDYMRAEYVIEEIQRVLDVCDALEKGDYETVGEKMYGTHHGMSKLYEVSCEELDFLNDCAKKNGVTGSRVMGGGFGGCTINLVKEELYDAFIADAKESFEAKFGRSPKVYDVVISDGSRKLA from the coding sequence ATGGATATTGAATATGTAAGAAATCGCTTTGCAAAGCACTTTGATGGAGCAGTAGGCTCAGTATACGCATCACCTGGACGTATTAACCTTATCGGAGAACATACAGATTACAATGGCGGATTTGTATTTCCGGGAGCTATCGACAAAGGAATGATGGCTGAAATCAAAATTAACGGAACTGATAAAGTAAGAGCTTATTCTATTGACTTAAAAGATTATACAGAATTTGGCTTGAACGAAGAAGATGCTCCACACGCAAGTTGGGCAAGATACATCTTCGGAGTGTGCCGTGAAATCATCAAAAGAGGTGGCAAGATTCAGGGATTCGATACTGTTTTTGCAGGCGATGTGCCTCTGGGTGCAGGAATGTCTTCATCTGCAGCATTGGAAAGCACTTATGCTTTTGCATTGAACGATATGTTCAACTGCGGTATTGATAAATTTGAACTGGCTAAAATTGGTCAGGCAACAGAACATAACTATTGTGGTGTTAACTGTGGTATTATGGACCAGTTTGCTTCAGTATTTGGTAAAGCAGGTAGCTTAATCCGTTTGGATTGCCGCTCACTGGAATACAAATACTACCCATTCAACCCAACAGGATATAAGGTAGTATTGTTAGACTCAGTTGTTAAACACGAACTTGCTTCGTCTGCTTACAACAAACGTCGTCAATCTTGTGAAACAGTTGTTGCTGCTATCAAGAAGAATCACCCAACTGTAGAATTCCTTCGTGATTGCACAATGGAAATGCTTCAGGCTGTGAAAGCTGACGTTACAGAAGAAGACTACATGCGTGCTGAATATGTTATTGAAGAAATACAGCGAGTATTAGATGTTTGCGACGCTTTGGAAAAAGGAGATTACGAAACTGTAGGTGAAAAGATGTACGGAACTCACCACGGAATGAGTAAGCTTTACGAAGTAAGCTGCGAAGAACTTGACTTCCTGAATGACTGCGCTAAGAAAAACGGTGTGACTGGTTCACGCGTTATGGGTGGTGGATTCGGTGGATGTACCATCAACCTGGTTAAGGAAGAACTTTATGATGCATTCATTGCTGATGCAAAAGAATCTTTCGAGGCTAAGTTTGGCAGAAGTCCTAAAGTATACGATGTAGTTATCAGTGATGGTTCCCGCAAATTAGCTTAA
- a CDS encoding MFS transporter, whose protein sequence is MSEKEQQSYLGPFITLVFLFFIVGFLTTANGQFQGPLKAAFLSNAGDLKNTFATLISFSWFLAYPLTGGIGSSWVTKYGYKGTLVRALLVMIVGLGIFFSSSWYTVQFPGSSIQIASANVPMGYFIFLLGSFVVGSAATILQVVINPYLTACYVKGTQAVQRLNIGGSSNSIGTTFAPFFVTGIVFGGLSMEQVQPSQLMVPFVALMVVIAVIVGVLSRLSLPDIQGTKTEVGEKLEKSVWSFSHLTLGVIAIFFYVGVEVAIGANINLYAIETQGKAGLSFFGMDSVGIFGIKFAIPALMATLYWGGMLIGRLVSSSLSSVSPRVQLAVTSILAACFAVASMITDNPWLLAAVGLFHSVMWGAIFTLSVDKLGKYTSKASGVFMIGVVGGAIIPLLQGMLADALGGWRMTWFVVILGELFILYYALLGSKIKQSAE, encoded by the coding sequence ATGTCTGAAAAAGAGCAACAAAGCTACTTAGGGCCATTTATAACACTGGTCTTCTTATTCTTTATCGTCGGATTTCTAACGACAGCAAACGGCCAGTTTCAAGGACCTTTGAAAGCCGCATTTTTAAGTAACGCAGGAGACCTGAAAAATACTTTTGCTACACTTATTTCATTTTCCTGGTTTTTAGCATACCCACTTACAGGAGGAATCGGTTCTTCATGGGTTACAAAATATGGATATAAAGGTACATTGGTTCGCGCATTATTAGTAATGATCGTTGGTTTAGGTATCTTCTTCTCATCATCCTGGTACACTGTACAGTTCCCTGGATCAAGCATACAGATTGCATCTGCAAATGTTCCAATGGGATACTTTATTTTCTTGCTGGGCTCATTCGTTGTAGGTTCTGCCGCAACAATCCTGCAGGTGGTAATCAACCCTTATTTAACAGCATGTTATGTAAAAGGTACACAAGCCGTTCAACGTTTAAATATTGGTGGTTCATCTAACTCTATAGGTACTACTTTTGCACCATTCTTTGTAACTGGTATCGTATTTGGTGGTTTATCAATGGAGCAAGTTCAACCAAGTCAGTTAATGGTTCCATTCGTTGCATTGATGGTAGTAATAGCTGTTATCGTTGGTGTTCTTTCAAGACTGTCTTTACCAGATATCCAGGGAACAAAAACAGAAGTTGGTGAAAAACTAGAAAAGAGCGTTTGGTCTTTCAGTCACTTAACATTAGGCGTTATTGCTATTTTCTTCTACGTTGGAGTTGAAGTAGCTATTGGAGCAAACATCAACCTTTATGCAATTGAGACTCAAGGAAAAGCAGGATTATCATTCTTTGGAATGGATTCTGTGGGTATTTTCGGTATTAAGTTTGCAATCCCTGCTCTTATGGCAACATTGTACTGGGGAGGTATGCTTATAGGTCGTTTGGTTTCAAGCTCATTAAGCAGTGTATCTCCACGCGTTCAGCTTGCAGTTACTTCTATCCTAGCTGCATGTTTTGCTGTAGCTTCAATGATTACAGATAATCCTTGGTTACTTGCAGCAGTTGGTCTGTTCCACTCTGTAATGTGGGGAGCTATCTTTACATTATCAGTTGACAAACTAGGTAAATATACATCAAAAGCATCTGGCGTTTTCATGATCGGTGTTGTTGGTGGAGCTATCATTCCACTTTTACAAGGTATGCTTGCCGATGCTTTAGGCGGATGGAGAATGACTTGGTTTGTTGTAATCTTGGGTGAATTATTTATCCTATATTACGCATTACTTGGATCAAAAATTAAACAATCAGCAGAATAA